One genomic segment of Tripterygium wilfordii isolate XIE 37 chromosome 9, ASM1340144v1, whole genome shotgun sequence includes these proteins:
- the LOC120006323 gene encoding uncharacterized protein C6G9.01c, translating to MTKKGISKSAAQIQENPAVEQRKASSTPKKPGNEIDEIFSGKRKKKPEQKKTEKANGDLSVKAKVMKKKNKKSKEAKEASISDPPSQSRRRTEDGLSIYSEEELGLGKADAGSTPLCPFDCECCF from the coding sequence ATGACTAAAAAAGGCATTTCAAAGAGTGCTGCTCAAATACAAGAAAACCCTGCAGTAGAACAAAGGAAAGCATCTTCAACACCGAAGAAACCTGGTAATGAGATTGATGAAATCTTCTCCggtaaaaggaaaaagaaacctGAACAAAAGAAGACTGAGAAGGCCAATGGAGATTTATCAGTGAAAGCTAaagtgatgaagaagaagaataagaagagtaAAGAAGCTAAAGAAGCTAGCATCTCAGATCCACCTTCTCAATCTCGAAGGAGAACGGAAGACGGGCTTTCTATTTATTCTGAAGAGGAATTGGGACTTGGAAAGGCTGATGCTGGAAGTACTCCCCTTTGCCCGTTTGATTGTGAATGTTGCTTCTGA
- the LOC120006321 gene encoding uncharacterized protein LOC120006321 has protein sequence MGEGENLLEVIYEEDDLEDVEMIDVEEGECVDNDSHIGSGDTDLGQSIGGNVNSVNQGSESKTKTQRRKANKKKNKRKRRGPLPNVTDVNSFVLDTCRHLKEKKSYMVYTAVGCLGVSALSDLVNEVYAIQSCGGQMTADSRRLRTGGGILWNIIKAREPMAYKEIMKKAKEFEKQFRQQTIRKAPEQRKNGSPEKNLCAVADKTTVNAPYASEQIYQDQCEPYSSEEKRKSVHDRIRAPVSYDDLFVEDPKTD, from the exons ATGGGGGAAGGAGAGAACTTATTGGAAGTCATTTATGAAGAAGATGACTTGGAAGATGTTGAGATGATTGATGTAGAAGAAGGGGAGTGTGTGGACAATGACTCACATATTGGTTCTGGAGATACTGATTTAGGACAAAGCATCGGCGGAAATGTCAATTCTGTAAATCAAGGATCTGAGAGTAAAACTAAAACCCAAAGGCGAAAggcaaataagaagaagaataagagaaagaggagaggtcCTTTGCCAAATGTGACAGATGTAAACAG TTTTGTGCTGGATACGTGTAGAcatttaaaagagaaaaagtcCTACATGGTATATACTGCTGTAGGCTGTCTTGGTGTTTCTGCACTTAGTGATCTTGTCAATGAG GTGTATGCAATTCAGTCTTGTGGAGGGCAGATGACTGCTGATAGCAGACGTTTACGCACAGGTGGTGGAATACTATGGAACATCATTAAAGCGCGAGAACCCATGGCTTACAAAGAGATAATGAAAAAAGCAAAGGAATTTGAG AAGCAATTTAGGCAACAAACTATCAGAAAAGCACCAgagcaaagaaaaaatggatccCCTGAAAAAAATCTCTGTGCAGTTGCTGATAAGACGACAGTTAATGCTCCATATGCTTCTGAGCAGATTTATCAAGATCAATGTGAACCATATAGTAGTGAGGAAAAGCGTAAATCTGTTCATGACAGGATCAGAGCACCTGTTTCGTATGATGACCTTTTCGTGGAGGATCCAAAAACTGATTGA